The window GGACCATGTAGGCGGCGTGCGCTTTCTCCGTATCCATAATTCTATGTATTGTGAAAATTCACTTATAGCTACTGGAGATAACGATAAGAGATAACTAACACAGTGGTATTCAATATGGCATAGTCAAGCCAGATAACGTACGACATTCGCACTCTGTGTGCATAATCAACAGGTGAAGCGACGGAAAAGAAACCACGTGTTGTCGAATACCCAATCGATAGTAATGAGTTATACTTTCACTCCGGTAGCGTATACTTTTTATTCGAACTCAGGAAAGTATGGGGTAATGACAAACAGGTTCCCGGAACAAAACACCTCTCTGTCTACTGAATCCGTCTCTGGTGATGCTGATTCGTGGGAGGAACGGAATCGTAATCTTCTCGGCTCGATTGACCTAGATAACATTTCCCGAGAGCCTGGAGAAAACCCGTATAATAGTTTCTACTCTGCTGATCCAGTTGATCCAAAACACTCTACCCATCGAGCTGCTCTCATCACCGCCCACGAAATTATCGACGATCTCAACGATGAGATCGACGTGGCCAATGCCGTGACGAACGCGAATATTCCACTCGAGAAATTCAACGATCCCTACTGGGATGACCACCCAGAAATCTACGAGTTCGAGGTAATGCGCCGGTCGTTCATCTACGCCGAACTCCGAGGAATCCGTTATCACCAGGATCTCGCGGACTTCCTCGAGCGCAACCCCACGATCGCGTTCACACTGGGCTTCGAACCGGACTTCGGTGACGAAAACGAGTATCCTGCCCTCAAGGTGTATCACACGCCAGAGACGCCTCATCAGACGACGATCACCCGGTGTGCGAATCGTCGATTCCTCGCTCGAGTGGAGAAGTTCATCACGGACGTCGCCGACGAGGTCGAAGCCTACTGGCATCGACACACCCACCTCGTCGAGATGCATGAGCTGTGGAGCGAGAACGATGACGTGAATCCCGGCGAGTCGGAGGAAAAACTCGACCCAGATGGTCTCACGAAAGAGCAGATCCGCCGGCTCGTGAACGAGTTGATGCGCCACGTCTGTCCGAATATTAGCTTCCAACGCGGGAAGAGCAAGGAGATCCGCAAAAACCTCTTTCTCGAGGTGATCGCCCACTGCGGGCTGACGAACTCGAGTGTCTACGGTGGCGGCGACGTCTTCGATATCTACGCTTGCCCCGAGGACGGCGAACTGCCCCACGGCAAGACCTTCTTCGACCACATGAAGGGGCTACGTCTCGAGGAGATGCTCGAGATGTTCGACGCCGCAATCGAAAGTATGGTCGGCGGGGCACAGGATATCGGCCTCTACGACCGGCCCGTCGACATTGCAATCGACGTGACGACCGTCGAGTACACCGGTATCGGGAAGACGTTCAGCTTCGAAACGATCGCCGATCCCGACAACGATGACTGGGGCGCTCGCGAGCGGTCGGAAGTGAAAGAGGCGATCGAAGAGTGGGACCTCGAGCCGATCGTCGGCGAGGACCCAGCGGACATCAAGCACGCGAACTTCGACGACCCAGATAAACGGGCTGCTGCCAAGCGCGTACGGGACTGTGTGCAGTGGGTGAACGGCACGAAAAAGCAAGACGAGGATATCGAATACGGCTTCCAGTTCGCCGCTGCGGCATTCGCTGAGCATACCTGTCCGATGATCTACGGGGTGGAGCCGATCGACAGTCGGAGTGGAGAGGAGCTAGCCAACCACGTCAGTCAGTTCGTCGAGCGAGCGCAGGACCTCGTGGTAGTGGATACGGTGTACATGGACGCCGCCTACGGGCGGTGTTCAGAAGTCCACAACCAGTTCCACTACGGCCACGGGTTCAGGACCGCCGACCGGTTCGACGTCGAGTACGTCGTGAAGATGGAAGAGCGGAAGCGTGTGAAACGGGAAGTACTCGAGGAGCGGTATAAAATCGATCACCGATTCGAAGAGGGAGATACGCCGCTGAGCATCGATCGGCTCGCGAAGAAGCGTCTCGGGATGGAGTTCGCTGGTGAGCCGCTCATCAAGTTCGAGGTGTTCGTGGCCGCCGTAGCGAACTTCATGCGGCCAGTCGACTGAACTGGCCGCCGTTTCGGGTTCGAAATCCGATAGTGGCGACACTATTCTGTGATTCAGTTTTCGCCGTTTTCTTATCAGATTCGACTAGATAGCTGATTCTAGTTTTCTGAGAGGCCATGTTTTCACCCGGATTGGCCCCGATAGAACTTTTGTTCACTGTTAGCTGTGCTTGGAGGAACCCGTTTCTCGATTAGCTGCGCTATTCTCGCCGTCCTCGTCGCACTCGAGGTTGCCTGCCCGTCGATACGCTCGGCCCGAATCAGGACTCCATCAGGCGTTGACGTCCTCGATCCGTTCGCTGACGATGATCCGCCCTTTC of the Halobiforma lacisalsi AJ5 genome contains:
- a CDS encoding transposase — translated: MTNRFPEQNTSLSTESVSGDADSWEERNRNLLGSIDLDNISREPGENPYNSFYSADPVDPKHSTHRAALITAHEIIDDLNDEIDVANAVTNANIPLEKFNDPYWDDHPEIYEFEVMRRSFIYAELRGIRYHQDLADFLERNPTIAFTLGFEPDFGDENEYPALKVYHTPETPHQTTITRCANRRFLARVEKFITDVADEVEAYWHRHTHLVEMHELWSENDDVNPGESEEKLDPDGLTKEQIRRLVNELMRHVCPNISFQRGKSKEIRKNLFLEVIAHCGLTNSSVYGGGDVFDIYACPEDGELPHGKTFFDHMKGLRLEEMLEMFDAAIESMVGGAQDIGLYDRPVDIAIDVTTVEYTGIGKTFSFETIADPDNDDWGARERSEVKEAIEEWDLEPIVGEDPADIKHANFDDPDKRAAAKRVRDCVQWVNGTKKQDEDIEYGFQFAAAAFAEHTCPMIYGVEPIDSRSGEELANHVSQFVERAQDLVVVDTVYMDAAYGRCSEVHNQFHYGHGFRTADRFDVEYVVKMEERKRVKREVLEERYKIDHRFEEGDTPLSIDRLAKKRLGMEFAGEPLIKFEVFVAAVANFMRPVD